The Nitrospiraceae bacterium genome window below encodes:
- a CDS encoding nucleotidyltransferase family protein: MRSLTLDVLVDRYAAVSDANRRRLDALAGLLDRFASQGIEVMLLKGADLLLRCYGPKGTRPLADIDLLARERDLPTLDRCLRESSFRPLIDGNPAYACPSTGLILDITTTLWYLDEASLDTVWRRAMPQPVGSAQALVMSGEDLLIHLTAYSVLHRGHLSESFMQDLSQLTRTVSLDWDRILQDSASWDLQMPLRHAFTTALANRPEPLIPDWVLSRLTPASQRDRLWLALLSRLVTGPPIAEVGHLLLLLSQPSGRRWVWLRNTLFPTRTFLGYRYGESAAHQPWRTRLRRWRDLFRAAAVLGCRVMARLAGGTEASLRRREPLESVPATAAISAADLSEQVPLSLIGNRVTFRVASDSMTPTLQAGDELTIGPATGLRIGDLVLYESEEGLVCHRLRATNEAGELVMSGDAAPSATEAVDGARVKGLVSAVIPRRASQQYLRHLVRQAGRRLLLGPLGRIGVALLMPWLTVTICARTSIRSMALWHPIDRARGLSRRTLETRLAKTAADQRPLSLRVSFGSTMLGSLECASGRIEVGAVGRRFGLDRLFHEIADRPS; this comes from the coding sequence ATGCGCTCCTTGACCCTCGACGTCCTCGTTGACCGATACGCCGCCGTCAGCGACGCGAATCGCCGTCGCCTCGACGCGTTAGCCGGGCTGCTGGATCGGTTCGCCTCGCAGGGCATCGAAGTCATGTTGCTCAAGGGGGCCGACCTGCTCCTGCGCTGTTACGGCCCGAAGGGCACACGACCGCTGGCCGACATCGACCTTCTCGCGCGCGAGCGTGATCTACCGACCCTCGACCGCTGCCTGCGAGAATCCTCATTCAGGCCGCTGATCGACGGGAACCCCGCCTATGCCTGCCCTTCCACCGGACTCATCCTCGACATCACGACCACGCTGTGGTACCTCGACGAGGCTTCGCTGGACACAGTATGGCGGCGGGCGATGCCGCAACCCGTCGGCTCCGCACAGGCGCTCGTCATGTCGGGCGAGGACTTGCTGATTCATCTGACCGCTTACAGCGTTCTGCATCGCGGGCACCTCTCCGAATCATTCATGCAGGACCTCTCGCAGTTGACACGTACGGTGTCCCTGGATTGGGATCGCATTCTGCAAGACTCGGCCTCCTGGGATCTGCAGATGCCGTTGCGTCACGCCTTCACGACCGCTCTGGCCAACAGACCTGAGCCCCTCATTCCGGACTGGGTACTGTCGCGCCTGACTCCCGCGTCGCAGCGCGATCGCCTGTGGCTGGCGCTGTTGAGCAGACTCGTCACAGGACCGCCCATCGCCGAAGTGGGACATCTCTTGCTGCTGCTGTCGCAGCCGTCCGGTCGCCGTTGGGTGTGGCTCCGCAACACCCTGTTCCCCACGCGCACGTTCCTCGGCTATCGCTACGGCGAGTCGGCCGCACATCAGCCTTGGCGAACAAGACTGCGGCGATGGCGGGATCTCTTCCGTGCGGCGGCGGTCCTTGGCTGCCGCGTGATGGCTCGGCTTGCAGGCGGCACGGAAGCGTCGCTTCGCAGACGAGAGCCGCTCGAGTCGGTGCCGGCAACCGCCGCGATTTCTGCCGCGGACCTATCTGAACAGGTCCCCCTTTCGCTGATCGGCAACCGTGTGACCTTTCGTGTCGCCTCCGACAGCATGACGCCCACACTGCAAGCGGGCGACGAGCTCACCATCGGTCCGGCAACCGGCCTTCGCATCGGTGACCTCGTGCTGTATGAAAGCGAGGAAGGATTGGTCTGTCACCGGCTGCGCGCCACGAACGAAGCCGGCGAACTTGTCATGAGCGGCGACGCAGCGCCTTCGGCAACGGAGGCCGTCGACGGCGCTCGGGTGAAAGGTCTCGTCAGCGCCGTCATCCCACGCCGCGCATCCCAACAGTACCTGCGGCACCTGGTCCGACAAGCCGGCCGCCGGCTGCTCTTGGGCCCACTCGGGCGGATCGGCGTTGCGCTGCTCATGCCCTGGCTCACGGTCACGATCTGCGCCCGCACCTCGATCCGATCAATGGCGCTGTGGCACCCGATCGACCGTGCTCGTGGACTCTCGCGGCGGACACTCGAAACACGACTCGCGAAAACGGCGGCGGATCAGCGCCCATTGTCGTTGCGCGTGTCCTTCGGCTCGACAATGCTCGGCTCATTGGAGTGCGCCTCAGGCCGCATCGAAGTCGGTGCCGTCGGTCGGCGATTCGGTCTCGATCGTCTTTTTCATGAGATCGCCGATCGTCCCTCCTGA
- a CDS encoding anti-sigma factor, whose product MTHEELEEAVPLYAIGALERTERQAIEAHLLSGCATCHASLKDYQTVAALLPFGLTPSTPPASLKAQVMAARNPVAAVAVPEKPAPRSSLEPGEWMNHLFPPISPVRSWPFRLAMGLASLLIVGGATYLGWLYYAQTASNSGQIEQLQATLQKEAARATALQTDLKQREQHEGELKAELDQRTAEITDLRDQLIQRDAEADDLRTQLAQRDSSMQRLVRQNEEFTNFLKSPASKVVSLAGSDMAKEAGAFLLFDPVTKRAWLYAFNLPALPSGKVYQLWAIDDKPVSAGIFGLDSGQKGRLLIKSLPDFTRMKKFAVSVEPDGGRPQPTGAIYLIGQT is encoded by the coding sequence ATGACGCACGAAGAACTTGAAGAAGCGGTCCCCCTCTATGCCATCGGCGCGTTGGAACGCACCGAACGGCAGGCGATCGAAGCCCACCTCCTGTCCGGTTGCGCGACCTGCCATGCCTCGTTGAAGGATTACCAGACCGTGGCGGCCCTGTTGCCCTTCGGGCTCACCCCCAGCACCCCGCCGGCGTCGCTCAAAGCGCAAGTCATGGCGGCTCGCAACCCGGTCGCGGCAGTGGCGGTTCCCGAAAAGCCTGCGCCGCGCAGCAGCCTCGAACCGGGGGAATGGATGAACCATCTTTTCCCGCCGATCTCGCCGGTCCGCTCCTGGCCCTTCCGCTTGGCCATGGGTTTGGCCAGCCTCCTCATCGTGGGCGGCGCCACCTACTTGGGTTGGCTCTACTACGCGCAGACGGCCTCGAACTCGGGCCAGATCGAACAATTGCAGGCCACGCTGCAGAAGGAGGCGGCGCGCGCGACCGCGCTGCAGACCGATCTCAAACAGCGGGAGCAGCACGAAGGGGAATTGAAAGCTGAGTTGGATCAACGAACCGCGGAAATCACGGATTTGCGGGATCAATTGATTCAGCGTGATGCGGAGGCCGACGACCTTCGTACGCAACTGGCGCAGCGCGATTCCTCAATGCAGCGTCTCGTGCGGCAGAATGAGGAATTCACGAACTTTCTAAAGAGTCCCGCGTCGAAAGTGGTGTCACTGGCCGGCTCCGATATGGCCAAGGAAGCGGGCGCGTTCCTGCTCTTCGACCCCGTCACCAAGCGGGCCTGGCTCTACGCGTTCAACCTGCCCGCCCTCCCAAGCGGCAAGGTCTACCAACTCTGGGCCATCGACGACAAACCGGTGAGCGCCGGCATCTTCGGACTCGACTCCGGGCAAAAGGGCCGCCTCCTGATCAAGAGCCTGCCAGATTTCACCCGCATGAAGAAATTTGCGGTGAGCGTGGAACCGGACGGGGGCCGCCCGCAGCCGACCGGAGCGATCTATCTCATCGGTCAGACCTAG
- a CDS encoding 4'-phosphopantetheinyl transferase superfamily protein: MTLSSNDTLAPSVVPLGSHDLHVWFCPLSRYETQADRFRELLSAEEAARERRFAFPRDRRRFLLSHGLLRVILGAYAGRDPKALQFQMGAYGKPFLLDEVGTAAALRFSLSHSGDHATIAVAWVREVGVDIESSREGLNELELAQRFFSPAEARQVAEVEGETRRRLFYRYWTAKEAFLKGRGTGLAEGLQRFTVQWETDRQGLIMPSDGTLYSTQWHIRALDIPDGLVGAIAFDGADCRLQMCEWSPRLPG; this comes from the coding sequence ATGACTCTCTCAAGCAACGATACCCTCGCCCCCTCGGTCGTTCCCCTCGGCTCGCACGATCTTCACGTCTGGTTCTGCCCGCTGAGCCGCTATGAAACGCAGGCGGATCGCTTTCGTGAGCTGCTCTCCGCAGAGGAGGCGGCCCGGGAGCGCCGGTTCGCGTTCCCGCGCGATCGACGGCGATTCCTCCTTTCTCACGGACTGCTTCGCGTGATCCTCGGGGCCTATGCCGGCCGCGATCCAAAAGCCTTACAGTTTCAGATGGGGGCCTATGGCAAGCCGTTCTTGCTTGATGAGGTTGGAACCGCGGCTGCCTTACGGTTCAGCCTATCCCACTCCGGTGACCATGCGACGATTGCGGTGGCCTGGGTGCGAGAGGTCGGAGTCGATATCGAATCGAGCCGCGAGGGCCTGAACGAACTGGAACTGGCACAGCGGTTTTTTTCTCCCGCTGAAGCGCGTCAGGTGGCGGAAGTCGAGGGGGAAACAAGACGCCGGCTGTTCTATCGTTACTGGACGGCCAAGGAAGCATTCCTGAAAGGACGTGGAACCGGTCTCGCCGAAGGCCTGCAGCGATTCACCGTGCAGTGGGAGACGGATCGGCAGGGACTCATCATGCCGAGCGATGGCACTCTTTACTCGACCCAGTGGCACATCCGAGCCTTGGACATTCCGGATGGGCTGGTGGGGGCGATTGCCTTCGACGGAGCGGACTGTCGACTGCAGATGTGCGAGTGGTCGCCCCGTCTGCCCGGTTAA
- the tadA gene encoding tRNA adenosine(34) deaminase TadA, with protein MPIQDDDLRYMRQALDLARKAPLIGEVPIAALLVRDGAVLASAHNRRETWQDPTAHAEMMVIRDAAGATGSWRLTETTLYVTLEPCTMCIGAIVLARIPRLVFGAWDPKAGACGSVINIPPEPRLNHRVEVEAGLLAEESQSLLQEFFRQLRKESLLRNEEN; from the coding sequence ATGCCCATTCAAGACGACGATCTTCGATATATGCGCCAAGCCCTGGACTTGGCCCGCAAGGCACCGCTGATCGGCGAAGTGCCGATCGCCGCCCTCCTCGTGCGCGACGGTGCAGTCCTCGCGAGTGCCCACAACCGGCGCGAAACCTGGCAAGACCCGACAGCCCACGCTGAGATGATGGTGATCCGCGATGCGGCTGGCGCCACCGGAAGCTGGCGTCTCACCGAAACCACTCTCTACGTGACATTGGAGCCCTGCACCATGTGCATCGGTGCCATCGTGCTCGCCCGGATTCCTCGCTTGGTCTTCGGAGCATGGGACCCGAAAGCGGGCGCCTGCGGCTCCGTAATCAATATTCCTCCTGAACCCCGACTCAATCACCGCGTGGAGGTCGAGGCCGGACTGTTGGCCGAAGAAAGCCAAAGCTTACTGCAGGAATTTTTTCGACAATTGCGGAAGGAATCGCTGCTGCGCAATGAGGAGAATTAA
- a CDS encoding sigma-70 family RNA polymerase sigma factor: MDASSPHAASTIDPKLLARVAKGDHQAFSQLYDQSSTLLYTLAFRILGDREEAAELIQEVYLEVWRKIARYDAGRGTPIAWLVTLTRSRAIDRLRSRSSRGQRLTVDSLEHPLVSQTPDVSPNPQEAQEDLQLRQVMAKAILELPGPQQQAIEMAFYQGLTHQEIAAKLNQPLGTVKTRIKLAMSKLRASLHPVLHPDTAL; encoded by the coding sequence ATGGACGCCAGTTCCCCCCACGCCGCTTCAACCATCGATCCCAAGCTGTTGGCCCGTGTGGCCAAGGGCGATCACCAGGCCTTCAGCCAGCTCTACGACCAATCGAGCACGCTGCTGTATACGCTCGCATTCCGCATTCTCGGCGACCGCGAAGAAGCTGCCGAGTTGATTCAGGAAGTCTATTTGGAAGTCTGGCGCAAGATTGCCCGATATGACGCAGGCCGTGGCACGCCGATCGCCTGGTTGGTCACTCTGACCAGGAGCCGCGCGATCGACCGGCTCCGTTCCCGCTCGTCGCGCGGCCAACGCCTGACTGTAGATTCGCTGGAACATCCGCTGGTCTCCCAGACCCCGGACGTCAGCCCTAACCCGCAAGAGGCGCAGGAGGACCTTCAACTGCGGCAGGTCATGGCGAAGGCGATCCTTGAACTGCCCGGACCGCAGCAGCAGGCGATCGAGATGGCGTTTTATCAAGGACTCACGCATCAGGAAATTGCAGCCAAACTAAATCAACCGCTCGGCACGGTGAAGACGCGCATCAAACTGGCAATGAGCAAACTGCGGGCCTCGCTCCATCCGGTACTGCACCCGGATACGGCTCTATGA